From a single Rosa rugosa chromosome 7, drRosRugo1.1, whole genome shotgun sequence genomic region:
- the LOC133721562 gene encoding flowering time control protein FCA: protein MLKDKRTGFQQGNCFVKYSTLDAAERAIRALNSQHYFPGEANPVIVKFADGERERLGVQDRLYVCGINLEASNKDIEEIFSPYGLVEDIYILKHNRGCGFVKFSSGDMAVQAIKALNGTFIMRGCAQPLIVRFADPKKPREIDRRGNYVFSNAPGGPYSHEPVRVVSDHSDSIGGQNFLNASYPVQQISQPPIPYLANQEPQASTVMQPTFPPLRPPLQLCRMPIQQTQNTQRSSQSSQVAVTEMQKQHLTQSSGQILGQQQSSQTFSSNSTSAALPSSHEITAPLECDWSEHTCPDGYKYYYNCETCESRWDKPEEFALFEQQLQMQTQPNNPSHHLQSVSLVPSTQIVCQNQQELNQVQLQSETSPVVGPTCV from the exons ATGTTGAAGGATAAGCGGACTGGCTTCCAACAAG GAAATTGTTTCGTGAAGTATTCAACATTAGATGCAGCAGAGAGGGCTATCAGAGCTTTAAATAGTCAGCATTATTTTCCTGGG GAAGCAAACCCTGTCATAGTCAAATTTGCTGACGGGGAAAGGGAACGCCTTG GGGTACAAGACAGATTGTATGTTTGTGGCATTAACCTGGAAGCTTCAAATAAAGACATTGAGGAA ATATTTTCACCTTATGGTCTTGTTGAAGATATCTACATTTTGAAGCACAATCGTG GATGCGGGTTTGTTAAATTTTCCAGTGGAGATATGGCTGTGCAAGCAATCAAAGCTTTAAATGGAACCTTTATTATGAGA GGTTGTGCTCAGCCATTGATTGTTCGTTTTGCGGATCCTAAGAAACCAAGGGAAATAGATCGAAG GGGTAATTATGTATTTAGCAATGCACCTGGTGGTCCGTACTCTCATGAACCAGTTAG GGTAGTATCTGATCATAGTGATTCCATTGGAGGGCAAAATTTTCTAAATGCATCTTATCCTGTCCAACAAATTTCACAACCCCCTATTCCCTATTTGGCAAACCAGGAACCACAGGCTTCTACAGTGATGCAACCAACGTTTCCTCCATTAAGACCACCTTTACAGTTGTGCAGGATGCCTATACAACAAACACAGAATACACAAAGAAGTTCTCAGTCTTCTCAAGTAGCAGTCACGGAGATGCAGAAACAGCATCTGACACAATCATCTGGGCAAATTCTGGGGCAGCAACAGAGTTCTCAG ACATTTTCTAGCAATTCTACTTCAGCTGCTCTGCCTTCAAGTCATGAGATAACTGCTCCTCTAGAGTGTGACTGGAGTGAACATACCTGCCCTGATGGATACAAGTATTATTATAATTGTGAAACTTGTGAGAGCAGA TGGGACAAACCTGAGGAGTTTGCTTTATTTGAGCAACAATTGCAGATGCAAACACAGCCGAATAATCCTTCTCATCATCTTCAATCCGTGTCATTGGTTCCTTCTACGCAAATAGTTTGTCAAAATCAGCAG GAACTGAATCAAGTACAATTGCAGTCTGAAACAAGTCCTGTTGTTGGCCCAACATGTGTTTGA
- the LOC133721370 gene encoding WRKY transcription factor 23, producing MEKKDHLIKMEGNTRSSSFSQTTADYSYPFPGMFDFSQGDQKDSLGFVELLGIQDFCPANSLFDLPQITTPQVLPTTSIDMAKEYSFNPSTPNSSSISSASSEAVNEEPHTDNKAAADQQEEDDGHDQPEPKKGLKANQKRKKTTEKKLREPRFAFMTKSEVDHLEDGYRWRKYGQKAVKNSPFPRSYYRCTSASCNVKKRVERCVNDPGIVVTTYEGQHTHLSPLMLPPPPTTAPNSISMPRTLFSQYQQQQGLRPFVDNQGCNLGFSTPNCTNRSFLNERWFCSPAGGSALMTDHGLLQDIVPSNMLKQE from the exons ATGGAGAAGAAGGATCATTTGATAAAAATGGAGGGCAATACTAGATCCTCATCATTTTCACAAACTACAGCTGATTATAGCTACCCATTTCCAGGCATGTTTGATTTCTCTCAAGGCGATCAGAAGGACTCGTTAGGGTTTGTGGAGCTTTTGGGTATCCAGGACTTTTGTCCTGCTAATTCCCTCTTTGACTTGCCACAGATCACTACACCACAAGTACTGCCGACTACTTCCATTGATATGGCGAAAGAGTACTCTTTCAATCCTTCAACACCAAACTCCTCATCCATTTCATCCGCTTCAAGTGAAGCTGTGAACGAGGAACCACATACTGATAATAAAGCTGCTGCAGACcaacaagaagaagatgatggtcaTGACCAACCAGAGCCCAAGAAAGG GTTGAAAGCGAatcagaagaggaagaagacaaCTGAGAAGAAACTAAGAGAGCCTAGATTCGCTTTCATGACAAAGAGTGAGGTTGATCATCTGGAAGATGGATACAGATGGAGAAAGTACGGCCAAAAAGCCGTCAAAAACAGCCCTTTCCCCAG GAGCTACTATCGGTGCACCAGTGCCTCATGTAATGTGAAGAAGCGTGTCGAGCGATGCGTCAACGATCCAGGCATCGTTGTGACGACCTATGAAGGCCAACATACTCACCTAAGTCCTCTTATGTTGCCTCCTCCTCCAACTACTGCACCGAATAGCATTAGCATGCCAAGAACCCTATTCTCCCAGTATCAACAGCAACAAGGACTGCGGCCATTTGTGGATAATCAAGGCTGCAATTTGGGTTTCTCGACACCAAATTGTACAAACCGGAGTTTTCTTAACGAAAGGTGGTTTTGCAGCCCGGCAGGAGGTTCAGCTTTGATGACAGACCATGGCCTTCTTCAAGACATAGTCCCCTCCAATATGTTGAAGCAAGAGTAG